In the Oryza glaberrima chromosome 6, OglaRS2, whole genome shotgun sequence genome, one interval contains:
- the LOC127776963 gene encoding uncharacterized protein LOC127776963 translates to MGYIKDIPTLKGDNYEEWKRELDLAFTLGEVDWVLTIPCPIEPAEIFRGEKESDVEWQKRERDNASLIMSYDIEHAKWSLANKNCLATVKNTIESTILGSIPEYDTVSKYLESIKSQFTGSSKFYATQLIKQLVTERYYGRGVKDHILRMSNMTSKLKQKDLGISDDFLVHLVLSSLPKNFNNFVVNYKISPEKWNIEELISNCVQEEERIKETNSGFINLVKDNKEKSHRSPSSKAKQPQHLPQQQQFTVETGSMSPL, encoded by the coding sequence ATGGGTTACATTAAAGATATTCCAACCCTGAAAGGAGATAACTACGAAGAATGGAAAAGAGAACTCGACCTTGCTTTTACCTTGGGAGAGGTTGACTGGGTGTTGACTATCCCATGTCCTATAGAACCTGCTGAAATTTTCAGAGGTGAAAAAGAGTCAGATGTTGAAtggcaaaagagagagagggacaaTGCTTCCCTCATCATGTCGTATGACATTGAGCATGCGAAATGGTCCTTAGCCAACAAGAACTGTTTGGCTACGGTAAAGAACACGATTGAGTCAACCATATTGGGCTCAATCCCAGAGTATGACACCGTCTCTAAGTACCTCGAAAGTATAAAGAGCCAGTTTACTGGTTCTTCAAAGTTTTATGCGACACAACTGATAAAGCAGCTTGTGACAGAGAGGTACTATGGACGTGGTGTAAAAGACCACATTCTTAGGATGAGCAACATGACTTCCAAGTTGAAGCAAAAAGATTTGGGCATCTCAGATGACTTTCTAGTCCATCTGGTTTTGTCCTCATTGCCAAAGAACTTTAACAACTTTGTTGTCAACTACAAAATAAGTCCAGAGAAATGGAATATTGAAGAGCTCATCTCTAATTGTGTGCAAGAGGAGGAAAGAATCAAAGAGACCAATAGTGGCTTCATTAACCTTGTTAAAGATAACAAGGAAAAGAGCCACAGGTCACCCTCCTCAAAGGCAAAACAGCCTCAGCATCTGCCTCAGCAACAACAGTTCACAGTTGAGACAGGATCAATGTCTCCACTGTAA